A genomic segment from Gavia stellata isolate bGavSte3 chromosome 4, bGavSte3.hap2, whole genome shotgun sequence encodes:
- the IL17RA gene encoding interleukin-17 receptor A gives MEASWLQVPMWTPSAPSSLHVSSDVFHQMDGNLFPVLRIEWKVATDASIRYLRGAELAVMQVNSNQQICAQFDFQNNLPLQVRPDGGRWNFTFDRFEVEPGQTYQVTVYHLPKLGVDGDYNCKSMSLTMPDCKDSLMKRTIPCIKTGSLWEPRIQGKSLDDTTLLVSFNPWMESARYQIHVASFLNEKKCKMITRDFTEGGLQQQVNVTIKIEKNIRACCNYKIQIQPFFANCGTDCLRHSAFIPCSPAPSTDPSGDMIIWLYWCITGICVLLVGSVIAGVICMTKKRAGHRRGKCNDNGLQTAAPYTDLPLPPLKPRKVWIVYSADHLLYVDVVLKFAEFLMTVCGTAVALDLLEDHQISELGPLPWLTRQKKEMEDLSSKIIILCSRGTQAKWQAMLGSEPVCLKQDQQKPMGDLFTPALNLILPDFKKPACFGMYIVCYFEGISSEKDIPDLFNVTSRYQLMDKFEDIYFRIQDLEKFEPGRIHRIQEITAENYIDTPSGRKLKEAVEKFKNWQTEHPDWFECETICLDNEEELQLLNRESQVDSLLSEPGGIVKHQLHLRDPDPNCCYVINLHMHEGESRGCKLQPQLNLHGDPTSQTMVLPIDETPLVQVVEPVSSMEDRNILGHHVLSNEDCMEGVPLLETSFPMRNDIILHDDSEVSAIDDQSPANLSGELRQHLNGLMYSLYQQSVIPSEPPLCQEEADKQHQLVFDDQCKDQRQSVQSDQGYISRCSPLPPDDLVEEEEEEEEEKQMVFHELSPEVLNSLKSLQQQLFFQDIQQSSDWGYPAEVMDIGQSSEDC, from the exons ATGGAGGCAAGCTGGCTGCAGGTTCCCATGTGGACTCCTTCTGCTCCAAGCAGTCTTCATGTCTCTTCTGATGTTTTCCATCAGATGGATGGAAACCTGTTCCCTGTGCTTCGGATAGAATGGAAAGTAGCCACTGATG ctagCATCCGTTATCTCCgaggggcagagctggctgtgaTGCAAGTGAACAGCAATCAACAGATCTGTGCCCAGTTTGACTTTCAGAACAACTTGCCACTTCAGGTCCGTCCGGATGGAGGCCGG tggAATTTTACTTTTGACCGTTTTGAAGTGGAACCTGGCCAGACTTACCAAGTGACTGTCTACCACCTGCCCAAACTGGGTGTAGATGGAGACTACAATTGCAAGTCCATGTCTCTCACAATGCCTG ACTGCAAGGACTCTCTAATGAAAAGAACCATCCCATGTATAAAGACAG GCAGTTTGTGGGAGCCCAGGATCCAAGGTAAAAGCCTAGATGATACAACTCTGCTTGTGAGCTTTAACCCATGGATGGAGTCAGCCCGGTACCAAATTCATGTGGCGAGTTTCCTGAATGAGAAGAAGTGTAAAATGATCACACGTGATTTCACTGAG GGTGGACTGCAACAGCAAGTGAATGTCACAATTAAaatagagaagaacataagagCTTGCTGCAACTACAAAATACAG ATTCAGCCATTCTTTGCAAACTGTGGCACAGACTGTTTGAGACACTCTGCTTTCATCCCATGTTCACCAGCTCCAA GTACAGACCCATCAG GTGATATGATTATATGGCTCTACTGGTGTATCACTGGGATCTGTGTGTTACTGGTGGGATCAGTCATAGCAGGTGTGATTTGTATGACCAAAAAACGAGCAG GACACCGGCGAGGGAAATGCAATGACAATGGTTTGCAAACTG cagcaccATATACTGACCTTCCTCTGCCACCCTTGAAGCCCCGAAAGGTTTGGATTGTGTACTCTGCTGATCACCTGCTGTACGTGGATGTAGTGCTGAAGTTTGCTGAGTTTCTGATGACGGTCTGTGGCACTGCTGTAGCCTTAGATCTGTTAGAAGATCATCAGATCTCAGAATTAGGGCCGTTACCCTGGCTTACTCGACAgaagaaggaaatggaagaCCTATCTTCTAAGATCATCATCTTATGTTCACGAGGCACCCAGGCCAAATGGCAGGCCATGCTTGGGAGTGAGCCTGTGTGTCTCAAGCAAGATCAGCAAAAGCCAATGGGAGATCTGTTCACCCCAGCCTTGAATTTGATCCTGCCAGATTTCAAGAAGCCAGCCTGTTTTGGAATGTATATAGTCTGCTATTTTGAGGGGATAAGTAGTGAAAAAGATATACCTGATCTGTTCAACGTCACATCCAGGTACCAACTGATGGACAAGTTTGAGGATATTTATTTTCGGATTCAGGATTTGGAGAAGTTTGAACCTGGGCGCATCCATCGAATCCAGGAAATCACAGCTGAAAATTACATCGATACCCCTAGCGGGAGAAAGTTGAAAGAGGCAGTAGAAAAGTTCAAGAACTGGCAGACAGAGCACCCAGACTGGTTTGAGTGTGAAACCATCTGCTTGGATAATGAAGAAGAGTTGCAATTGCTAAACAGAGAGAGCCAGGTGGATTCATTGCTAAGTGAACCGGGTGGAATTGTGAAACACCAGCTGCACCTACGGGACCCTGACCCTAACTGCTGTTACGTCATCAACCTCCACATGCATGAAGGTGAAAGTAGAGGCTGTAAACTGCAGCCTCAGCTTAATCTGCATGGGGATCCAACTTCTCAGACTATGGTCCTTCCTATAGATGAGACTCCTCTAGTTCAGGTAGTGGAGCCAGTCTCTTCCATGGAAGATAGAAATATACTTGGTCATCATGTGCTGAGTAATGAGGACTGTATGGAAGGAGTTCCTCTTCTGGAGACAAGCTTTCCAATGAGGAATGACATCATCCTCCATGATGACTCTGAAGTTTCAGCAATAGATGACCAGAGTCCTGCAAACCTCTCAGGTGAACTGAGACAGCATCTGAATGGACTCATGTACTCTCTTTATCAGCAGAGTGTCATTCCTTCAGAGCCACCTCTCTGCCAAGAGGAGGCTGACAAGCAACACCAGTTGGTCTTTGATGACCAATGCAAAGACCAAAGACAGTCAGTGCAGTCAGACCAAGGCTACATCTCTAGAtgttctcctctgcctcctgatGACcttgtggaggaggaggaagaagaggaggaggaaaaacagaTGGTCTTCCATGAACTCTCTCCAGAGGTCTTGAACAGTTTAAAgagcctccagcagcagctgtttttcCAGGACATTCAACAGAGCTCTGACTGGGGATATCCAGCTGAGGTGATGGACATTGGCCAATCTTCGGAGGACTGTTAG
- the TMEM121B gene encoding transmembrane protein 121B — MHRAASNQRSVSSSSGSFQPPPPPPPPPLPHAADRQPLFPGGSSSGGSRRGSGSSSGSARARRPRSRRSSTEEEEEEEEEDSISIRALLGTGGAAGGRRWGFQALSLVLLLGQGALLDLYLIAVTDLYWCSWIATDLVLAAGWGIFFCRNSRARRRERPPPPPGPPPPHPLLLHGPPGGRGAGGRGAGGPPRGGDFAYAHLAWLIYSIAFTPKAALILGTSILELIELRLPLGTTGFRITLALSAPLLYCLLRAIGTEGAGQLLLPPQPPPQHRAAAAFLATCLDLLDSFSLLELVLQPGRPAPLPAPLRYLLIAVYFLCLASPVLWLYELSAARPPGAARLALHLLLPAGLLDAPLLALRCLLLLRYQQPLSLFMLKNLFFLACRGLEALETCCLLRPAAAPPPAKYGPAAAAPAATAPLAHGLSDADVGPHGYVNALAVTAQG, encoded by the exons ATGCACCGCGCTGCCTCCAACCAGCGCTCggtctcctcctcctcgggcTCCTtccagccgccgccgccgccgccgccgccgccgctgccgcacGCCGCCGACCGGCAGCCCCTCTTCCCGGGGGGCTCCAGCagcggcggcagccggcggggctCGGGGTCGAGCTCGGGCTCGGCgcgggcccgccgcccccgcaGCCGCCGCAGCAGcaccgaggaggaggaggaggaagaggaggaggacagcatCAGCATCA gggcgctGCTGGGGaccggcggggcggcgggcgggcggcgctgggGCTTCCAGGCGCTgtccctggtgctgctgctggggcagggcgcGCTGCTGGACCTCTACCTGATCGCCGTCACCGACCTGTACTGGTGCAGCTGGATCGCCACCGACCTGGTGCTGGCGGCCGGCTGGGGCATCTTCTTCTGCCGCAACAGCCGGGCGCGCCGCCGGgagcggcccccgccgccccccgggccgccgccgccgcacccGCTGCTGCTGCACGGCCcccccggcggccgcggggccgggggccgcggggccgggggtcccccccgcggcggcgacTTCGCCTACGCGCACCTCGCCTGGCTCATCTACTCCATCGCCTTCACGCCCAAGGCGGCGCTGATCCTGGGCACCTCCATCCTGGAGCTGATCGAGCTGCGCCTGCCGCTGGGCACCACCGGCTTCCGCATCACCCTGGCGCTCTCTGCCCCGCTGCTATACTGCCTGCTGCGGGCCATCGGCACCGAGGGCGCCGGGCAGCTGCTCCtgccgccgcagccgccgccgcagcaccgcgccgccgccgccttccTCGCCACCTGCCTCGACCTGCTCGACAGCTTCTCCTTGCTGGAGCTGGTGCTGCAGCCCGGGCGGCCggcgccgctgcccgccccgctgcGCTACCTCCTCATCGCCGTCTACTTCCTCTGCCTGGCCTCGCCGGTGCTGTGGCTCTACGAGCtcagcgccgcccgcccccccggcgCCGCCCGCCTCGCCCTGCACCTCCTGCTGCCCGCCGGGCTGCTGGACGCCCCGCTCCTGGCGCTccgctgcctcctgctcctgcgCTACCAGCAGCCGCTCTCCCTCTTCATGCTGAAGAACCTCTTCTTCCTGGCCTGCCGCGGCCTGGAGGCGCTGGAGACCTGCTGCCtcctccgccccgccgccgccccgccgcccgccaaatacggccccgccgccgccgcacccgccgccaccgccccgctGGCCCACGGGCTCTCCGATGCCGACGTGGGCCCCCACGGGTACGTGAACGCCTTGGCGGTCACcgcccagggctga